In Ignavibacteriales bacterium, a single window of DNA contains:
- a CDS encoding ABC transporter permease, whose translation MKKAFAVAKWEYIEKIKSKSFLISLFLTPLIMLGAGIVPSLLMSRPDTESVVIGIIDETGNFEVPLTKTLESRYKLPNGQPNYLLHQIPITSVGDLEDAKRRADKMVIDEMIEGYLILKKNILTDSVVDYRSKNAGNIKVTSRLERALKDVVMEKKATERGLNPSIVKEITATIDLKSIKLTKSGKEEEGGFEKIFMSSYIFMMMMFFLIMTSGQLLVRSMLEEKSNRVVEVLMSSSPANHLMAGKILGLSALGLTQIGFWALIGIIASLKFSVTMIPLAGAALLLVYFILGYIFYAAIFVAAGAPLSTEQEAQQVTGYLVIVLIIPIMLAIMIIQNPESTLSKILSYIPFLTASMMAVRIPIQMPSTLEIISTVTLLVVSSVAAIWVAGKIFRTTILSYGKRPSIKELWLLVKSK comes from the coding sequence ATGAAAAAAGCATTCGCGGTTGCCAAGTGGGAATATATTGAAAAAATAAAATCCAAATCTTTTTTAATTTCTCTTTTTTTGACTCCGTTGATAATGTTAGGAGCCGGAATTGTTCCATCGTTGCTTATGAGCAGACCTGATACTGAAAGTGTAGTCATCGGAATAATTGATGAAACCGGAAATTTCGAAGTGCCATTAACTAAAACCCTTGAATCGCGTTATAAATTACCAAACGGACAACCAAATTATCTGCTTCATCAAATACCGATTACATCAGTGGGAGATTTGGAAGATGCGAAGCGCAGGGCAGATAAGATGGTAATAGACGAGATGATCGAAGGATATTTGATATTGAAAAAAAATATCCTTACGGACAGCGTTGTGGATTACCGTTCCAAAAATGCAGGGAATATAAAGGTAACAAGTCGGCTGGAACGGGCACTAAAAGACGTTGTAATGGAGAAAAAGGCAACGGAAAGAGGACTTAATCCATCTATCGTCAAAGAAATAACTGCAACAATTGATTTAAAGTCGATCAAATTAACAAAGAGCGGGAAAGAAGAAGAGGGAGGATTCGAAAAAATCTTCATGTCGTCATATATTTTCATGATGATGATGTTTTTCTTGATCATGACTTCAGGGCAGCTTCTTGTTCGCAGTATGTTAGAAGAAAAATCGAATAGGGTAGTCGAGGTGCTCATGTCGTCAAGCCCCGCAAATCACCTGATGGCAGGAAAGATTTTAGGATTAAGCGCCCTGGGATTAACACAGATCGGATTCTGGGCATTAATAGGAATTATCGCGAGCTTAAAATTTTCCGTTACAATGATACCTCTTGCTGGTGCCGCGCTTCTTCTGGTTTATTTTATTCTCGGCTATATATTTTATGCGGCAATTTTTGTTGCGGCAGGCGCGCCATTATCCACTGAGCAAGAAGCCCAGCAGGTAACAGGTTATTTGGTCATAGTATTGATTATACCAATCATGCTTGCAATAATGATTATTCAAAATCCTGAATCAACCTTATCGAAAATATTGTCTTATATCCCATTCTTAACAGCATCGATGATGGCGGTGAGAATTCCGATTCAAATGCCATCAACATTGGAAATTATTTCAACTGTTACGCTTTTAGTGGTTTCGTCGGTTGCTGCCATCTGGGTGGCTGGGAAAATATTCCGGACAACTATTTTATCGTACGGAAAGCGCCCCTCGATCAAGGAATTATGGTTACTCGTCAAATCGAAATGA
- the nuoK gene encoding NADH-quinone oxidoreductase subunit NuoK: MNFTLTEIPLNYYLALSAILFSIGIVGVLTRRNAIIVFICIEMMLNSVNLTLVAFSAFLGNPAGQILVFFVMAVAAAEAAVGLAIVISIFRNKMTVNIDEINIMKW, from the coding sequence ATGAATTTCACATTGACAGAAATACCGCTGAATTACTATCTGGCACTAAGCGCAATTTTATTCAGTATCGGTATTGTAGGTGTTCTTACACGCAGAAACGCGATAATAGTTTTTATTTGTATCGAGATGATGCTGAATTCGGTGAACCTTACACTGGTAGCATTTTCAGCTTTTCTTGGAAATCCGGCCGGGCAGATACTTGTATTTTTCGTAATGGCTGTTGCGGCGGCAGAAGCCGCGGTCGGTCTAGCAATTGTTATATCTATATTCAGAAATAAAATGACAGTGAATATAGATGAAATTAATATTATGAAATGGTGA
- the nuoL gene encoding NADH-quinone oxidoreductase subunit L, producing MYNLAPYIVLLPFIGFLINGLMGKKINSEKLSGIIGSGAVGLSFLIALSIFLEMLKSPVEERSHIITVFQWIVAGSLNVSAAYQIDQLSILMTLVVTGVGFLIHVYSIGYMHGDKGLWRFFAYLNLFIFMMLNLILANNFLLMFLGWEGVGLCSYLLIGFWHDRKFDTGGYKTGEATTNDAAKKAFVVNRIGDFGFLIAMFLIFKVFGTLTFTDVFSRASSMIMTGDSTIMWITLLLFLGATGKSAQIPLFIWLPDAMAGPTPVSALIHAATMVTAGVYMVARCSVLYALAPISMEVVAIVGLATAFFAATMGLVQNDIKKVLAYSTISQLGYMFLGLGVGAFSAGIFHVMTHAFFKALLFLGAGAVIHAMHDEQDIQKMGGLKSKMPTTYKTFVVAAFAIAGIPPLSGFFSKDEILWKAFSQGSPAFWIIGWITAGLTAFYMFRLVTLTFEGKERYGHDKHPHESPRVMTVPLIILAFLSIVGGFVGIPHALGGGNAIEQWLEPIFEPATSKLLHGHEANLFVEYLLMALSVLAGIVGILLARRWYLSKPEVVENLTIAMKKFYNLLWNKYFIDEIYEYTIVKPIKVGSEKLLWKGFDVNIIDGMVNGSAKLIGFISGGLRKIQSGVVQNYAFAFIIGIVVILWIIIFK from the coding sequence ATGTATAATTTAGCTCCTTACATAGTTCTTCTTCCTTTTATCGGTTTTCTCATCAATGGATTGATGGGTAAGAAGATAAATTCCGAAAAGCTCAGTGGCATCATCGGCAGCGGCGCTGTTGGTCTATCGTTCCTCATTGCGCTATCGATTTTTCTTGAGATGCTCAAATCACCCGTCGAAGAACGGTCACACATTATAACAGTATTTCAATGGATAGTTGCCGGATCGCTGAATGTTTCAGCCGCGTACCAGATAGATCAACTTTCGATACTAATGACGCTTGTTGTTACAGGTGTCGGATTTTTAATCCATGTTTATTCGATCGGATATATGCATGGAGATAAAGGTTTATGGAGATTCTTTGCATATCTGAATTTGTTCATTTTCATGATGCTTAATCTCATCCTCGCGAATAATTTTCTTCTGATGTTTCTTGGATGGGAGGGAGTTGGGCTATGTTCATATCTCTTAATCGGTTTTTGGCATGATAGGAAATTCGATACCGGTGGATATAAAACCGGAGAGGCAACCACAAACGATGCCGCTAAAAAAGCATTCGTGGTGAACCGAATCGGTGATTTTGGTTTCCTCATCGCCATGTTTCTTATTTTTAAAGTTTTTGGAACACTTACTTTCACTGATGTATTTTCAAGAGCATCCTCAATGATTATGACGGGAGACAGCACAATCATGTGGATTACGTTATTGTTATTTTTGGGTGCCACAGGTAAATCGGCTCAGATACCGTTATTCATTTGGTTACCCGATGCGATGGCTGGTCCAACACCCGTTAGTGCGCTAATTCATGCTGCAACTATGGTAACTGCAGGTGTTTACATGGTAGCGAGATGTTCCGTCTTGTATGCGCTGGCACCAATCTCGATGGAAGTTGTTGCCATTGTTGGTTTGGCTACAGCATTTTTTGCAGCGACAATGGGCCTGGTACAGAATGATATCAAAAAAGTTCTCGCATATTCTACCATCTCACAGTTAGGTTATATGTTCCTCGGTTTGGGTGTTGGTGCATTTTCGGCAGGCATATTCCATGTGATGACACATGCATTTTTCAAAGCTCTACTCTTTTTAGGTGCGGGGGCTGTTATTCACGCCATGCACGATGAGCAGGATATTCAAAAGATGGGTGGACTGAAATCTAAGATGCCCACTACCTACAAAACTTTTGTTGTAGCTGCGTTTGCTATTGCCGGTATTCCACCTTTGTCCGGTTTTTTTAGTAAGGATGAAATATTGTGGAAAGCGTTCAGTCAGGGTTCGCCCGCATTCTGGATTATCGGATGGATTACAGCCGGATTAACAGCTTTCTATATGTTCCGATTAGTTACGTTGACCTTCGAAGGTAAAGAACGATACGGTCACGATAAACATCCACATGAGTCACCGAGAGTAATGACAGTTCCATTAATCATACTTGCGTTTTTATCGATAGTTGGTGGATTTGTAGGTATTCCGCATGCTCTGGGCGGCGGTAATGCGATTGAGCAATGGTTAGAACCGATTTTCGAACCGGCAACATCGAAATTGTTGCACGGACACGAGGCAAATCTTTTTGTAGAATATCTATTGATGGCTCTCTCAGTCCTCGCAGGTATCGTAGGTATTTTGCTCGCGCGACGTTGGTATCTTTCGAAACCTGAAGTGGTGGAGAACCTTACAATAGCGATGAAGAAATTTTATAATCTTCTCTGGAACAAATATTTTATCGATGAGATATACGAATATACAATCGTTAAGCCGATAAAGGTCGGATCGGAAAAACTTTTATGGAAAGGTTTCGATGTCAATATAATCGATGGGATGGTGAACGGTTCGGCGAAGTTGATCGGTTTCATCAGCGGCGGATTGAGGAAAATCCAGAGCGGCGTGGTTCAAAATTATGCTTTCGCTTTTATAATTGGCATCGTAGTAATCTTGTGGATAATAATATTCAAGTAA
- the asnS gene encoding asparagine--tRNA ligase, whose amino-acid sequence MTRVTIDKLGEHVGGEVKINGWLYNKRSSGKIRFLVVRDGSGLLQCVIVKGNVSDNVFDLFDSITQESSLAVFGKIKKEDRAPGGFEMEVMNVEIIQIAKEYPITPKEHGVEFLMDHRHLWLRSSKQHAVLRVRHQIIKAIREFFDNRGFVLMDAPIFTPAACEGTSTLFETDYFDLGKAYLTQSGQLYGEAGAMAHGKVYVFGPTFRAEKSKTRRHLTEFWMVEPEVAFNDLNDNMELAEEFLEHIVSSVLKHRQQELKVLERNTKFLENVKKPLPKITYDEAIDILKKKGIAFEWGNDLGGTDETVISEQYDRPVIVHRYPAQVKAFYMKRDPQNPKLALAMDVLAPEGYGEIIGGSQREDDYDTLIRRLDEHKLPHAPFEWYLDLRRYGSVPHAGFGLGIERTVGWICGLDHVRETIPFPRMIYRLNP is encoded by the coding sequence ATGACAAGAGTGACAATAGATAAATTAGGCGAACATGTCGGCGGTGAAGTTAAAATCAACGGCTGGCTGTATAACAAACGATCGAGCGGAAAAATCAGATTTCTTGTCGTTCGCGACGGAAGCGGTTTACTTCAATGTGTGATTGTAAAAGGGAATGTATCTGATAACGTATTCGATTTATTCGATTCAATAACACAAGAATCATCTCTTGCTGTTTTTGGAAAGATCAAGAAAGAAGATCGCGCGCCCGGTGGATTCGAAATGGAGGTCATGAATGTTGAAATCATACAGATTGCAAAGGAATATCCTATCACACCTAAAGAGCATGGTGTGGAATTCCTGATGGACCATCGACATTTATGGCTTCGCTCATCAAAACAGCACGCGGTTTTGCGGGTTCGTCATCAAATCATTAAAGCGATTCGGGAATTTTTTGATAATCGTGGATTTGTTTTAATGGATGCACCAATCTTCACACCCGCCGCTTGCGAAGGTACCAGCACCTTATTCGAAACCGATTATTTCGATCTCGGTAAAGCATACTTAACACAATCCGGACAACTTTACGGCGAAGCCGGAGCTATGGCACACGGAAAAGTGTACGTTTTTGGTCCAACATTTCGGGCGGAGAAATCTAAAACCCGACGCCATCTTACTGAATTCTGGATGGTTGAACCGGAAGTGGCATTTAACGATTTGAATGATAACATGGAACTTGCTGAAGAATTTTTAGAGCATATTGTTTCTTCTGTTCTCAAACACAGACAACAGGAACTCAAAGTGCTGGAGCGCAACACAAAATTTTTGGAAAACGTAAAAAAGCCGCTTCCTAAAATAACTTATGATGAAGCCATCGATATTTTGAAGAAAAAAGGAATTGCATTCGAATGGGGGAATGATTTAGGTGGGACAGATGAAACAGTAATATCTGAACAATATGACCGACCGGTAATCGTTCATCGTTATCCTGCTCAGGTGAAAGCATTTTACATGAAGCGGGATCCACAAAATCCCAAACTTGCACTTGCCATGGATGTTCTTGCCCCTGAAGGTTACGGCGAGATAATCGGCGGTAGCCAGAGAGAAGATGATTACGATACTTTGATAAGGAGATTAGATGAACATAAGCTTCCGCACGCACCTTTCGAGTGGTATCTCGATTTGCGAAGATACGGATCGGTTCCACATGCCGGATTCGGACTCGGGATTGAACGTACTGTGGGTTGGATTTGCGGTTTGGATCATGTGAGGGAAACGATCCCATTCCCAAGAATGATTTACAGATTGAATCCATAA
- a CDS encoding NADH-quinone oxidoreductase subunit M: MANLLTYIIFLPLVGTALLLIFNRDRVNAIKVSGMVISLLTFVLSLLLYFNFDPSNPGIQFLHKVPWIPSLNISYNVGIDGLSILLLMLTTFLTPIALLSSWNSIEKSIKEYTMMILLLETGMLGVFCSLDLALFYIFWEAMLIPMYFIIGIWGGGNRIYAAIKFFIYTMFGSLLMLIAIIWLGYYASTQPNGQFTTDLLQLYRIGPTIPLAIQSWMFLAFTLSFAIKVPLFPFHTWLPDAHVEAPTAGSVILAGVLLKMGTYGLLRFSIPLFPQATLEFMPYIAGLAVIGIIYGALVSMVQTDIKKLVAYSSVSHLGFVVLGIFALTEEGIQGAIIQTINHGLSTGALFLIVGMIYERRHTREISEFGGIAKVMPIFSTFFMIISLSSIGLPGLNGFVGEFLILLGSFQSPYLNQWFTIFAATGVIFAAVYLLWMYQRVIFGKVTNPLNQNLLDLSKREIAVLVPVLLFIVWIGIYPNTFLHQSASTTKQIVSIATQKPLPVLPPSVQQTVPADSQGK, encoded by the coding sequence ATGGCGAATCTTTTAACATATATCATCTTCTTACCGCTCGTTGGTACTGCTTTACTCTTGATTTTCAACCGTGACAGAGTTAATGCGATCAAAGTATCGGGGATGGTGATTAGTTTACTTACGTTCGTACTTTCGCTATTGCTTTATTTCAATTTCGATCCATCAAATCCCGGAATTCAATTTCTGCATAAAGTTCCATGGATTCCTTCGTTAAACATTTCTTACAACGTTGGTATTGATGGTTTGTCGATTCTACTCTTAATGTTGACGACATTTTTAACCCCGATTGCGCTGCTATCATCGTGGAATTCGATTGAGAAAAGTATCAAAGAGTACACGATGATGATTCTTCTTCTCGAAACAGGCATGCTCGGTGTATTTTGCTCACTCGATTTAGCCCTCTTTTATATTTTTTGGGAAGCGATGTTGATTCCGATGTATTTTATTATCGGTATCTGGGGTGGTGGCAATCGCATTTATGCCGCGATAAAATTTTTCATTTACACCATGTTCGGAAGTTTATTGATGTTGATCGCTATTATATGGCTTGGATACTATGCATCAACACAACCGAACGGACAATTCACGACGGATCTCCTCCAGCTTTACAGGATAGGTCCAACTATTCCGCTTGCGATTCAATCATGGATGTTTCTCGCATTCACTTTGAGTTTTGCAATCAAGGTTCCGTTGTTCCCGTTCCACACATGGTTACCCGATGCGCACGTTGAAGCCCCAACAGCTGGCAGTGTCATTCTTGCAGGTGTTTTATTGAAGATGGGGACTTACGGATTGTTAAGATTTTCTATCCCGCTATTTCCGCAAGCGACATTGGAGTTTATGCCGTACATTGCTGGCCTTGCGGTGATTGGAATTATCTATGGCGCGCTCGTCTCCATGGTACAAACCGATATTAAAAAACTCGTGGCATATTCTTCCGTCAGTCATTTAGGTTTTGTTGTACTCGGTATTTTTGCTTTGACAGAAGAAGGAATTCAAGGTGCGATCATTCAGACGATCAATCATGGATTATCCACAGGAGCGCTCTTCTTAATTGTCGGGATGATTTACGAACGCAGGCACACTCGCGAGATTTCGGAATTCGGAGGAATTGCGAAAGTGATGCCTATCTTTTCTACATTTTTTATGATCATTTCACTTTCGTCAATCGGGTTACCGGGACTTAACGGATTCGTTGGTGAGTTTCTTATTCTGCTTGGCTCGTTTCAATCGCCATATCTGAATCAGTGGTTTACTATTTTTGCGGCGACCGGAGTTATATTTGCTGCAGTATATCTATTGTGGATGTACCAGCGAGTGATATTCGGCAAAGTCACGAATCCGCTCAACCAGAATCTTCTTGATCTTTCGAAACGTGAAATTGCAGTACTTGTACCTGTGTTGCTGTTTATCGTCTGGATCGGAATTTATCCAAATACCTTTCTTCATCAATCTGCGTCAACAACAAAACAAATCGTTTCAATAGCTACTCAAAAACCGCTTCCGGTGTTACCGCCTTCTGTTCAGCAAACAGTACCCGCGGATTCTCAGGGGAAATGA
- a CDS encoding NADH-quinone oxidoreductase subunit J, whose amino-acid sequence MIAVAAVASAVLMVIQKNPIKSVLFMIVNFFCLAVIYLLLHAQFIAIIQILVYAGAIMVLFLFVIMLLNLGDESLLKEKVNFRKTIAYILSGVILLELIVGIILPPNLHPIRQSPDAFKIGTVEAIGATLFQNYLLPFEAVSILLLAAIVGVVVLAKKKFK is encoded by the coding sequence CTGATTGCAGTGGCCGCGGTTGCATCCGCTGTTTTGATGGTGATCCAAAAAAATCCCATTAAGAGTGTTCTTTTCATGATTGTGAATTTTTTCTGCCTCGCGGTGATCTATCTTCTGCTTCACGCTCAGTTTATCGCAATCATTCAAATCTTAGTGTATGCCGGGGCAATCATGGTTCTGTTTCTTTTTGTGATCATGCTGCTTAATCTTGGCGATGAATCTCTTCTCAAGGAGAAGGTGAATTTCAGAAAAACAATCGCATATATTTTGTCGGGAGTTATCCTGCTGGAATTGATTGTCGGTATCATTCTTCCGCCGAATCTACACCCGATACGGCAATCTCCGGATGCATTCAAGATCGGCACGGTCGAAGCGATCGGCGCTACCTTATTCCAAAATTATTTACTGCCGTTCGAAGCAGTTTCGATCCTCCTGCTGGCGGCGATAGTTGGTGTTGTAGTCTTAGCAAAGAAAAAATTCAAATGA
- a CDS encoding sodium:proton antiporter, giving the protein MIKRITSLALLFVLSSLSVYANEGYEVVAVSPWMIIPFVLLLLSIAIIPFINRHWWERYYPHVSIVLGAISVIYYLFFLQNAARMLYTGIEYLSFIILIGSLFVVAGGIHIRIKGKSTPVANVTLLAIGAIASNFLGTTGASMILIRPYLRVNRYRLRPFHIVFFIFIVSNMGGALTPIGDPPLFLGYLKGVPFFWVLAAVWHIWAIAISIILLVFLAIDYISFWKFEHSIDRVPESELHEEAEVSGLHNIFFLLVILASVFIQKPIFLREFLMVIAAVGSYKMTKKEIHKKNDFNFIPIKEVAILFLGIFATMVPALDWLELNAAKIGITSAGQFYWGTGILSGFLDNAPTYLNYLSAAIGLFVDQNIVAQVQHLITTRGADIANIAGAHSDEIKNTFAVLMKYHSDLVATGNVPLSDIQVSYLIGNHAIYLKAISIAAVFFGAGTYIGNGPNFMVKSIAEQSGVKTPSFGGYILKYAVPILLPILFIIWLLFFTD; this is encoded by the coding sequence ATGATCAAAAGAATTACCTCACTAGCTCTTCTCTTCGTTTTAAGTTCATTATCAGTTTATGCGAATGAAGGTTACGAGGTAGTTGCGGTAAGTCCCTGGATGATCATACCGTTTGTTCTTCTATTGCTCTCAATTGCGATTATACCGTTTATTAACCGGCATTGGTGGGAAAGGTACTATCCTCACGTTTCAATCGTTTTAGGGGCAATTTCAGTCATTTATTACCTCTTTTTCTTGCAGAATGCGGCTAGAATGCTCTATACCGGCATTGAATACCTGAGCTTCATCATTTTAATAGGATCTTTATTTGTTGTAGCGGGTGGCATTCATATTCGTATCAAAGGTAAGTCGACACCGGTTGCGAATGTTACATTACTAGCAATCGGAGCTATAGCATCAAACTTTTTAGGTACTACCGGTGCTTCGATGATTTTAATCAGACCATATCTGCGAGTAAACAGATACCGGCTGCGACCATTTCATATCGTGTTTTTTATTTTCATTGTCAGTAATATGGGAGGCGCGCTTACACCTATAGGAGATCCGCCTTTGTTTCTTGGTTATTTAAAAGGTGTTCCGTTCTTCTGGGTACTGGCTGCTGTATGGCATATTTGGGCAATTGCAATTAGTATAATTTTACTTGTATTTCTTGCAATCGATTATATAAGTTTTTGGAAGTTCGAGCACAGCATTGATCGTGTTCCTGAATCTGAGTTGCATGAAGAAGCGGAAGTCAGCGGATTGCACAACATATTTTTTCTGCTGGTTATACTCGCCTCGGTTTTCATTCAGAAGCCGATTTTCTTACGCGAGTTTTTGATGGTGATTGCGGCAGTCGGCTCTTACAAGATGACGAAGAAAGAAATTCACAAGAAAAACGATTTCAACTTCATCCCGATTAAAGAGGTGGCGATTTTATTTTTAGGAATTTTTGCCACAATGGTTCCGGCGCTTGATTGGTTGGAACTGAACGCGGCAAAAATCGGCATCACATCAGCAGGACAATTTTATTGGGGGACAGGGATACTTTCGGGCTTTTTAGATAACGCTCCAACATACCTTAACTACCTCAGCGCGGCAATTGGTTTATTTGTCGATCAAAACATCGTCGCTCAAGTTCAGCACCTAATAACGACGAGGGGTGCCGATATAGCGAATATTGCAGGTGCTCACAGTGACGAAATTAAAAACACATTTGCAGTGTTAATGAAATATCATTCCGATCTGGTTGCAACAGGAAATGTTCCACTGTCCGATATACAGGTAAGTTACTTAATCGGAAATCATGCCATTTATCTAAAAGCAATTTCGATAGCGGCTGTATTCTTCGGGGCTGGTACATACATCGGGAATGGACCAAACTTCATGGTAAAATCTATAGCCGAACAATCAGGCGTAAAAACTCCGAGCTTTGGTGGATATATATTGAAGTATGCTGTTCCAATATTGCTTCCTATACTCTTTATCATTTGGTTGTTGTTCTTTACAGACTAA
- a CDS encoding ATP-binding cassette domain-containing protein, producing the protein MLTTIDIRKEFATVVAVDGVSLEAKRGEILGLLGPNGAGKTTSIRMILNITQPDSGEILFDGKHFSEEIRDRLGYLPEERGLYRKNKLLNTILYFASLKGIDTAEGKRRAYKWLERFDLLTAYDRKIEELSKGNQQKVQFITSVIHEPELVILDEPFSGLDPVNQIILKDIMLEMKHQGKAVIFSTHQMDQAEKLCDNICLINKGKVVLEGALTDVKGSYGSNTVRIEFDGDPKFLSMHPAFSAVQLYDNYAELVLADSIKPHTVLRDISQLLDIRKFENTEPSLNSIFLKMVGTKKSDGQSEESV; encoded by the coding sequence ATGTTAACTACTATCGATATTCGGAAAGAGTTCGCAACAGTTGTAGCAGTTGATGGTGTTTCTCTGGAAGCCAAAAGGGGAGAAATTCTCGGTCTACTGGGACCAAACGGAGCCGGTAAAACCACTTCGATCAGGATGATCTTAAATATAACCCAACCGGATTCTGGGGAAATTTTATTCGACGGAAAACATTTTAGCGAGGAAATACGCGATCGTTTAGGTTACCTGCCCGAGGAGAGAGGATTATACCGGAAAAATAAATTATTGAATACGATTCTTTACTTCGCGAGTCTGAAAGGAATTGATACTGCGGAAGGGAAGCGCCGCGCATATAAATGGCTTGAGAGATTCGATCTGTTGACTGCGTACGATAGAAAAATCGAAGAGCTTTCAAAGGGTAATCAGCAAAAAGTCCAATTCATTACATCGGTGATTCATGAACCTGAACTTGTGATTTTAGATGAGCCATTCTCAGGACTTGATCCGGTCAATCAAATTATTCTAAAAGATATAATGCTTGAGATGAAACATCAAGGCAAAGCGGTGATATTTTCAACTCATCAAATGGATCAGGCAGAAAAATTATGCGATAATATTTGTCTTATCAACAAAGGCAAAGTTGTCCTAGAAGGTGCCCTCACAGATGTGAAGGGCAGTTACGGCAGCAACACTGTCAGGATTGAATTCGACGGAGATCCGAAGTTCCTATCGATGCATCCGGCATTTTCCGCGGTTCAATTGTACGATAATTATGCGGAACTTGTTTTAGCCGATTCAATAAAACCTCACACAGTCTTAAGAGATATTTCTCAACTACTCGATATCAGAAAATTCGAAAATACTGAGCCATCGCTAAATTCAATCTTCTTGAAAATGGTAGGTACTAAAAAATCGGATGGGCAATCTGAGGAGTCGGTATGA
- a CDS encoding response regulator, which yields MEKEKIRILLVEDNKDFAKLVSVYLQRFEKDKFQITWKENYHDTIKELEQDPNYDIVLMDYFLPGKNGLEITKELKAKKFNFPIIFLTVNKDFDLAVDVMKIGVDDYLVKEEISSPILPKTVLSVIEKHRLRDHLMQLEISQQRLKAIRETLMGVVGEFQPSINEMKSLSDDIKSYFPSETHSKYIKIIEENVHRIHDKLEKLKSLKEYRTVKYIKDIKMIDLSA from the coding sequence ATGGAGAAGGAAAAAATACGGATTCTTTTAGTCGAAGATAATAAAGATTTCGCGAAACTCGTCAGCGTTTACCTGCAGCGATTTGAAAAAGATAAATTTCAAATTACCTGGAAGGAAAATTATCACGACACGATTAAAGAACTTGAGCAAGATCCCAATTATGATATAGTGCTTATGGATTATTTTCTTCCGGGCAAAAATGGATTGGAAATTACTAAAGAACTGAAAGCGAAAAAATTCAATTTCCCGATTATATTTTTAACCGTAAATAAGGATTTCGATCTTGCTGTTGATGTGATGAAAATAGGCGTCGATGATTATCTCGTTAAAGAAGAGATATCATCACCTATTCTACCCAAGACCGTTTTGAGTGTTATCGAAAAGCATCGGCTAAGGGATCATTTAATGCAACTGGAAATAAGTCAGCAGCGCTTGAAGGCAATCAGAGAAACGTTGATGGGAGTGGTTGGTGAATTCCAACCATCTATTAACGAAATGAAATCATTATCTGATGATATTAAATCATATTTTCCATCGGAAACACATAGTAAATATATCAAGATAATTGAAGAGAATGTTCATCGTATTCACGATAAATTGGAAAAATTGAAAAGTCTCAAAGAGTATCGTACCGTAAAATATATCAAGGATATCAAAATGATCGATCTCTCAGCTTGA